Genomic DNA from Streptomyces sp. PCS3-D2:
CGCCGGCTCGGTCGGCTACCTCCCCCAGACGGTCACCCTCGACACCGCGCTGCGCGTGGACGAGGCGCTCGGCATCCACACCGCACGCGCCGCGCTCCACGCCATCGAGGCGGGCGAGGCCACCGAGGCGAACTTCGCCGCCGTCGGCGACGACTGGGACGTGGAGGAGCGGGCCCTGGCCACCCTCGACCAGCTCGGCCTCGCCCGGATCGGCCTGGACCGCACGGTCGGCGAGCTGTCGGGCGGCGAGTCGGTCCTGGTGCGCCTGGCCGCACTGCTGCTGGACCGACCGACCGTCCTGCTGCTGGACGAGCCGACCAACAACCTGGACCTGCGCGCCCGGGGCCGCCTGTACGCGGCGGTCGAGTCCTGGTCCGGAGTGATGCTCCTGGTCAGCCACGACCGCGAACTACTGGAGCGGGTCGACCAGATCGCCGATCTGCGCGACGGCGAAGTCCGCTGGTACGGAGGGAACTTCACCGACTACGAGGAGATGCTCGCCGCCGAACAGGACGCGGCCGAGCGCATGGTCCGGGTCGCGGAGGCCGACGTGCAGCGCCAGAAGCGCGAACTGGCCGACGCACGGGTCAAGTTGGCCCGGCGCAAGCGGTATGGCCAGAAGATGTCCGAGAACAAGCGCGAGCCGAAGATCGTGATGGGCGCGCGCAAGCGCGCGGCGCAGGAATCGGCCGGCAAGCACCGCATCATGCACACCGAGAAGCTGGCCAAGGCGAGGGAGCGGCTGGACCAGGCGGTGGAGGCGGTCCGCGACGACGCCGAGATCCGTATCGAACTGCCCGCCACACTGGTCCCGCCGGGTCGGCGCGTCCTGACCCTCAGCGACCTGTACCTGCCCCACGGTGCCCGCGTGCCGGGAGAGTGGGAACTGCGGGGCCCGGAGCGGGTCGCCCTGGTGGGCAGCAACGGCTCGGGCAAGACCACGCTGCTGCGCACGATCGCGGGGCAGCTCACTCCCGAGTCCGGCGCGGCCGAGACACACGTGACCACCCGGTTCCTGCCCCAGCGGCTGGACGTGCTGGACGAGAACAGCTCGGTCGTGGAGAACGTGGCCCGGTTCGCCCCGCAGGCCACCGACAACCAGGTCCGGGCACGGCTCGCGCACTTCCTCTTCCGGGGCGGGCGCGCGGACCGGCCGGCGGGCACCCTGTCGGGCGGTGAGCGGTTCCGGGCGGCACTGGCGGCGCTGCTGCTGGCCGAGCCGGCCCCGCAGCTCCTCATGCTGGACGAGCCCACGAACAACCTCGACCTGTCGAGCGTGCGGCAGCTCACCGACGCGCTGGAGTCGTACCGGGGAGCGCTTGTGGTGGCGAGCCACGACGTGCCGTTCCTGGAGTCGATCGGGGTCACGCGCTGGCTGCTGCTGGACGGAGAGCTGCGGCCGACCACGGCCGCGGAGGTCCGGGAGACGCTGTGGCACGGCTGACCGGCTGACGCACCGACCGGCTGACGGGGCGCGGCCGCCACGCGCCCGAGCCGCGCGGACGCCGCGGCGGAGGCGGGGCGGAGGCGGGGCGGAGGCGGGACGGATGGCGGGGCGGTGCCGCCCGGGCGTCGCCCGGTGGGCGCCGTTCCACGCTGTGAGCGCCGGCCGCCTCCGTCCCTGCCGCGGCGCCCACCGGCGGGGCGGACCTCGGACCGACGGGGTCCGTGGGGTGCTCGGGCGGGTCCACAGGGTCCTGCGCACGCGTCCCGGCCGTCAAGGCGGGAGCCGCAGACCACCTCCTGGCGTGATTCTGCCCTTTCGTTTCCCTGTCGGACCCGCCCATACTGCATAGATAACTGGATGTAACCGGACATAGGTACACGCGGGGCTTGGCTGGCCTTGATGTCGCGCTTAACCTACGACTCCGTAGGCTACGGAACCGTAGGTAATTCGCTTGTGCACCCAGGAGTACCCGTGACGATCACCTCTCCCCACCTCGGCAGCTCGGAGGCGTGGACCGACGCCAAGCTGCTGTACGCGCTGGAAGAGGTGGTCGAGAAGGAGCTCAACCGCCACCTGAAGGTCACCAAGGACTGGATGCCCCACGAGTACGTCCCCTGGAGCGACGGCCGGAACTTCCCCGGCTTCTTCGAGGACGGCGAGGCCTGGGACCCGCAGCAGTCCAAAGTCACCGACATCGGCAAGATCGCGCTGGTCGTGAACCTGCTGACCGAGGACAACCTCCCCAGCTACCACCACGAGATCGCGACCCTCTTCGGCCGCAACGGCGCCTGGGGCACCTGGGTGCACCGCTGGACGGCCGAGGAGGGCCGCCACGGCATCGTGATGCGCGACTACCTGCTGGCCTCGCGCGCCGTGGACCCGGACAAGCTGGAAGCGTTCCGCATGCAGCACATGTCGGAGGGCTTCGAATCCGACAACCGGCACTCCATGCTGCACTCGGTCGCCTACGTGGCCTTCCAGGAGCTCGCCACGCGCATCTCGCACCGCAACACCGGCCACCAGTCCGGCGACCCGGTCTGCGACCGCATGCTGGCGCGCATCGCGCAGGACGAGAACCTGCACATGATCTTCTACCGCAACCTGCTGGGCGCGGCCTTCGAGCTCGCCCCGGACCTGACCATGCAGGCGGTGCGGGACGTCGTCGTCAACTTCCGGATGCCCGGACACGGCATGCCCGGCTTCGAGCGCATGGCCGCCCAGATGGCCATCGGCGGGGTCTACAACCTGCGGATCCACCACGACGACGTGCTGGCTCCGGTCCTGCGCTTCCTCAAGGTCATGGACATCGCCGGCCTCGGCCCGGAGGGCCAGAAGGCCCAGGACGAGCTCGGCCTGTTCATGAACGGCCTGAACTCCGAGGCCACGAAGTTCGACGAGAAGCTGGCCGCCCGCGCTGCCCGCATGGCGGCCCGCAAGGGCTGACCGGCTTCCGCCCGCTCGGGCGCATGACGCCGATGACCCCGGCGGAGCCACGCTCCGCCGGGGTCCGCCGTCGTCGCGTCGAGGGCGGCGCGGGCAGGCGAGGCGGGCACCGGTTCAGCACCGGGTCAGCGGCGGCGGGCGCGCAGCGCCAGGCGCTCCGCCTCCGAGAGGCCGCCCCAGACGCCGAAGCGCTCGTCGTTGGCCAGGGCGTACTCCAGGCACGCCGCCCGC
This window encodes:
- a CDS encoding ABC-F family ATP-binding cassette domain-containing protein, with the protein product MSHAPASITCSALSFDWPDGTPVFDGFQLTVGPGRTGLIGLNGSGKSTLLKLIAGELAPTGGQSSVAGSVGYLPQTVTLDTALRVDEALGIHTARAALHAIEAGEATEANFAAVGDDWDVEERALATLDQLGLARIGLDRTVGELSGGESVLVRLAALLLDRPTVLLLDEPTNNLDLRARGRLYAAVESWSGVMLLVSHDRELLERVDQIADLRDGEVRWYGGNFTDYEEMLAAEQDAAERMVRVAEADVQRQKRELADARVKLARRKRYGQKMSENKREPKIVMGARKRAAQESAGKHRIMHTEKLAKARERLDQAVEAVRDDAEIRIELPATLVPPGRRVLTLSDLYLPHGARVPGEWELRGPERVALVGSNGSGKTTLLRTIAGQLTPESGAAETHVTTRFLPQRLDVLDENSSVVENVARFAPQATDNQVRARLAHFLFRGGRADRPAGTLSGGERFRAALAALLLAEPAPQLLMLDEPTNNLDLSSVRQLTDALESYRGALVVASHDVPFLESIGVTRWLLLDGELRPTTAAEVRETLWHG
- a CDS encoding acyl-ACP desaturase — encoded protein: MTITSPHLGSSEAWTDAKLLYALEEVVEKELNRHLKVTKDWMPHEYVPWSDGRNFPGFFEDGEAWDPQQSKVTDIGKIALVVNLLTEDNLPSYHHEIATLFGRNGAWGTWVHRWTAEEGRHGIVMRDYLLASRAVDPDKLEAFRMQHMSEGFESDNRHSMLHSVAYVAFQELATRISHRNTGHQSGDPVCDRMLARIAQDENLHMIFYRNLLGAAFELAPDLTMQAVRDVVVNFRMPGHGMPGFERMAAQMAIGGVYNLRIHHDDVLAPVLRFLKVMDIAGLGPEGQKAQDELGLFMNGLNSEATKFDEKLAARAARMAARKG